One segment of Castanea sativa cultivar Marrone di Chiusa Pesio chromosome 3, ASM4071231v1 DNA contains the following:
- the LOC142627653 gene encoding receptor-like protein 7 → MASFLCYLMSIRLLFLIPLLHAIATNCFASRQPVLCHDDESSALLQFKQSFHWNLNSCFDPSDYPPKISSWKVEGVDTDCCSWDGVECNEETGHVIGLDLSSSCLYGSVLSNSSLFSLVHLRRLNLAYNHFNSSQIPSGFSRLSGLTYLNLSASSFSGQIPLNISELSKLTSLDLSYNFMLHLRSLQGLVQNLTRLKDLSLRYVQISSPVPEILGNLSCLRTLYLTGCGLHGEFPPGIFKLPNLQDLRVVDNPDLMGYLPEFHSSSPLKILSLAGTSFSGKLPDSIGNLNSLNALWTGKCNFSGHIPSSLGNLTQLIYLNLSRNSFVGQIPSSLSNLISLNYLDFDSCQLSGSILPSFGNLTQLKFLSLYQSFIRSSNPSSLSWLGKLTKLTFLNLYGINLTMEIPSSFANLTQLSDLNMGSTQLMGRIPSWLANLTQLTNLQLPFNKLQGSIPISIFYLKKLEHLNLYSNHLSGTVTLEMFINLKFLTTLLLSMNKISFLTKTSTNATQNKFEVLGLASCNLRHFPNFLRKQDRLQWLDLSHNNIQGQIPKWVWNTSKETLLIVNFSHNFLTGFDQHMDNFPWSQLQILDLRSNMLQALPQIPPPSTVVYLVADNMLQGEVSPLICKLSSLHSLDLSNNKFRGTLPHCLSSFSNSLSILNLQGNNFHGTIPQLCAKGSRMKIIDMSQNQFEGLLPRSLSNCKTLEILNLGSNQLNDVFPSWLGTLSELRVLILRRNGLYGVVGSPTTIFASPNLHILDLSSNKFTGKLPFEYFQSWKYMKKINADNFTYMLEFTSIQSCGFTVYQYYPYSMTITSKGREMMYSKIIEVFADIDLSSNKFSGKVSEFIGNLNSLQLLNLSNNNLTGHIPLSLGDLTTLESLDLSQNKLSGRIPWQLTQLTFLESFNVSHNQLTGLIPHGNQFDTFENSSFAGNLGLCGNPLSKKCENHEQAPLPSSGIKEVQDSWFHIEFDWKIILLGYVSGLIIGVVVGNVVTEKMQCWFVRT, encoded by the coding sequence ATGGCGTCATTCTTGTGTTACTTGATGTCCATACGCTTGCTATTTTTAATTCCACTGTTGCATGCTATTGCCACTAACTGTTTTGCTTCTAGGCAGCCAGTACTCTGCCATGATGATGAGAGCTCTGCCTTGTTGCAATTCAAACAAAGCTTTCATTGGAACCTGAATTCTTGCTTTGATCCTTCTGATTATCCTCCTAAGATTTCATCTTGGAAAGTGGAAGGGGTAGACACAGATTGCTGCTCATGGGATGGTGTGGAGTGCAACGAGGAGACTGGTCATGTGATTGGCCTTGACCTCAGTAGCAGCTGTCTCTATGGTTCTGTGCTCTCCAACAGCAGCCTCTTCAGCCTTGTTCATCTTCGAAGGCTTAATCTTGCTTATAACCACTTCAATTCCTCTCAGATCCCATCTGGTTTCAGCCGTCTTTCTGGGCTGACATATCTCAATCTCTCCGCTTCATCGTTTTCTGGCCAAATTCCCTTAAATATTTCAGAGCTTTCCAAGTTGACATCCCTTGATCTGTCATATAATTTTATGCTACATCTCAGAAGTCTACAAGGTTTAGTTCAAAACTTAACCAGGCTAAAAGATCTAAGTCTCAGGTACGTTCAGATATCATCTCCAGTGCCAGAAATCTTAGGGAATTTATCTTGTTTGAGGACACTTTATTTGACTGGTTGCGGATTGCATGGAGAATTCCCTCCCGGAATTTTCAAGCTACCGAATCTACAGGATCTGAGGGTGGTTGACAATCCAGATCTCATGGGCTATTTGCCTGAATTTCACTCAAGCAGCCCCCTTAAAATTTTATCACTTGCTGGTACTAGTTTCTCGGGAAAACTGCCAGATTCAATTGGAAACCTTAATTCCTTGAATGCACTATGGACTGGGAAATGTAATTTCTCAGGTCACATTCCATCTTCACTAGGTAACCTTACTCAACTCATTTATTTGAATCTTTCTAGAAACTCTTTTGTGGGCCAAATACCTTCATCGTTATCAAACCTTATTTCGTTGAATTATTTAGACTTTGATTCCTGTCAATTATCAGGGTCAATTCTACCTTCATTTGGTAACCTTACACAACTTAAATTTCTAAGTCTCTACCAAAGCTTTATTAGAAGCTCAAACCCTTCTTCCTTGTCCTGGCTTGGGAAGTTGACCAAACTTACTTTTTTAAATCTTTATGGAATCAATTTAACAATGGAGATTCCATCATCCTTTGCAAATCTAACCCAACTTAGTGATTTGAACATGGGCAGTACTCAATTAATGGGTCGTATCCCTTCTTGGCTTGCCAACTTGACTCAGTTAACTAACTTACAGCTTCCGTTTAATAAATTACAAGGCTCAATTccaatctcaattttttatcTCAAGAAACTTGAACACCTCAACCTTTACTCCAACCACTTGAGTGGCACAGTGACTCTGGAAATGTTTATTAACCTCAAATTTTTAACCACACTACTTCTATCAATGAACAAAATATCATTCCTCACCAAAACCAGTACCAATgcaacacaaaataaatttgaggttttaggATTGGCTTCATGCAACTTGAGACATTTCCCAAATTTCTTACGCAAACAAGACCGGTTACAATGGCTAGACCTATCCCACAACAATATTCAAGGCCAAATACCCAAATGGGTATGGAACACAAGTAAAGAAACTTTGCTGATTGTGAACTTCTCTCACAACTTTTTAACAGGCTTTGACCAGCATATGGACAATTTTCCATGGTCTCAACTACAGATTTTGGACCTGAGGTCCAATATGCTACAAGCATTACCCCAAATTCCACCACCATCCACCGTGGTTTACTTAGTCGCTGACAACATGCTCCAAGGAGAAGTTTCACCATTGATCTGCAAACTTAGTTCTCTTCATTCCCTTGATTTGTCCAATAACAAATTCAGGGGCACACTTCCACACTGTTTGAGCAGTTTTAGCAACTCTTTGAGCATATTGAATCTTCAAGGCAACAACTTTCATGGCACGATTCCTCAACTATGTGCAAAGGGAAGTAGAATGAAGATAATTGACATGAGCCAAAATCAATTTGAGGGGCTTCTACCAAGATCATTATCAAATTGCAAAACGCTAGAGATTCTAAATCTTGGAAGCAATCAGCTCAATGATGTTTTTCCCTCTTGGTTGGGTACACTTTCGGAACTCAGGGTACTCATTCTTCGACGTAATGGACTTTATGGTGTGGTGGGTAGTCCTACAACCATCTTTGCATCTCCCAATTTGCACATTCTTGATCTTTCCTCAAATAAATTTACAGGTAAGTTGCCATTTGAATATTTTCAAAGTTGGAAGTATATGAAGAAAATTAATGCAGATAACTTCACATATATGCTAGAATTTACAAGTATTCAATCATGTGGTTTTACTGTGTACCAATATTACCCTTACTCGATGACAATAACAAGCAAAGGCAGGGAAATGATGTATTCAAAGATCATAGAAGTCTTCGCAGATATTGATCTTTCAAGCAACAAATTCAGTGGAAAGGTTTCAGAATTTATTGGGAATCTAAATAGCCTCCAATTGCTCAACCTTTCCAACAACAACCTCACTGGTCATATCCCACTGTCACTAGGAGACTTGACAACACTTGAGTCGCTTGACCTTTCTCAAAACAAGCTCTCGGGACGAATACCTTGGCAATTAACGCAACTCACTTTCCTCGAATCATTTAATGTCTCACATAACCAACTCACAGGGCTTATACCTCATGGTAATCAATTTGATACATTTGAGAATAGTTCGTTTGCCGGAAATTTAGGATTATGTGGAAATCCATTATCAAAGAAGTGTGAAAATCATGAGCAAGCGCCTCTACCCTCTTCAGGTATCAAAGAAGTTCAAGACTCTTGGTTTCACATTGAATTTGATTGGAAAATAATCCTCCTGGGATATGTTAGTGGCCTCATAATCGGGGTGGTTGTTGGAAACGTTGTGACTGAGAAGATGCAATGTTGGTTTGTAAGAACTTGA